A window of the Helianthus annuus cultivar XRQ/B chromosome 4, HanXRQr2.0-SUNRISE, whole genome shotgun sequence genome harbors these coding sequences:
- the LOC110934033 gene encoding transcription elongation factor SPT5-like has translation MAKRLVGNEVKRKTVKKAKKGKPKKQEKYEDDVDNVDDHADKDDDEFDDDDGFDHDDHCDYAGLYPDAQNAMHINDENENENEDTEDEEASLQRMVNEDRESREMMFEVSASGNHALVRGVTQYDNIFADEEEQNNETEEKMADELDGAYKELEECYNKMSTLLKQSKTEYPNSLLVHIKYSQCLTLLENISKFVDENAKEVPAEREQGKNEREVENEVVLGGENEEEGEKEMAGIENAIEVETVDENANEVENEGEGEG, from the exons ATGGCAAAACGCCTTGTTGGCAATGAAGTAAAAAGGAAAACAGTTAAAAAGGCTAAGAAAGGCAAACccaaaaaacaagaaaaat atgaagatgatgttgaCAATGTTGATGACCATGCTGATAAGGATGATGatgagtttgatgatgatgatggttttgatCATGATGATCATTGTGATTATGCTGGGCTCTACCCTGATGCGCAAAACGCCATGCACATCAATGatgagaatgagaatgagaatgAAGATACTGAGGATGAAGAGGCTTCGCTTCAAAGGATGGTGAATGAGGATAGAGAAAGCCGGGAAATGATGTTTGAAGTTTCTGCATCAGGGAACCATGCTCTTGTCAGAGGAGTAACACAGTATGACAACATTTTTGCTGATGAAGAAGAACAAAACAATGAAACTGAAGAG AAAATGGCTGATGAATTGGACGGGGCATACAAAGAATTAGAAGAGTGTTACAATAAAATGAGTACATTGTTAAAACAGTCAAAAACTGAATACCCAAACAGCCTCCTGGTACACATTAAATACTCACAATGTCTGACATTGTTGGAGAACATCTCAAAATTTGTTGATGAAAACGCCAAGGAAGTGCCAGCTGAAAGAGAACAAGGTAAAAATGAACGTGAGGTTGAAAATGAGGTTGTACTAGGAggtgaaaatgaagaagaaggggAGAAGGAGATGGCTGGAATAGAAAACGCCATTGAAGTAGAAACAGTTGATGAAAACGCCAATGAAGTTGAAAATGAAGGAGAAGGAGAAGGATGA